The Bdellovibrionales bacterium genome segment TTACTACGCAGTAGCCAGCTGTTCCTTCAGGCGTCTCGATCATCCTGAGAGTGCCTGCGATATCGAGGCAATTAACTGCTGCCGGGTTGGGCATCCCGCCTGGGCCGTAATTGTGGTCCTTGACTAGCCCCCGCTCCAACATAGCATGGAAGAGTGTCCATTGCTCGATCACGCAGTTGGCGTTTTCTCCCTCTGGCGTAACGACAGACTCCAAGGCGCCGCCTAGTTGAATGCAATTGACCGCAGCCGGATTGGCCGGACCGATACTAGACCCACCGCCCGCATGGGCTATGCCCTTCATTGAAGTAAGGATGAAAACTGACAGAATTAGTTTTTTCATTTTTGGTTCCCCTCTTTCTTCACTTGTTTTCGACCAATTCTTGTGAGAACTCAATTACCATGTTATCAAAATATGAAGGCTAAATTTGATAAAATATTAAATAGTAATGCAGACGAGTTATGCAGATCTTTAGACACAAAACTTACCATGCGATTCTTCAGGAATGGATTGCCCATGAAAAATCAAAGGGACCCCGGCTTCAGCTGGCACGAGCTGCAGGGTGTAGTCCGTCCTGGCTCACCCGGGTATTGGCCGATGAAGTTCAACTCACCCCGGACCAAGCTGCTGGGATCGCTGATTACTTGCATCTCACTGATGATGAAACGGACCCTTTCTGTTGCTTGTCGATCTGGAGCGGGCAGCAACGCCCTTGCTCAAGAGGTGGATCCAGCGCAAGCTGACGGAGCTTAGCCGCGAAAGCCGCAAACTGCGGAGTGCGCTTAAGGGCGAATCAGCAGTTTCACAAGAAAATGCGATCAAATATTATTCAAGTTGGATTTACGCAGGAGTCCACGTTGCTTGTATGATCAAAGTTCAGTCTCCCAGTGAAGTTGCAAAACTTTTGAATCTTTCTGAATCAAGGGTCGGGAGAGTCATCAAGGAACTGCGGGATATGGGACTTGTGAATTCTGAAAGTGAGGGATTTATAGCTGTTTCAAAGGGTGTGCACCTGCCGGCTGGTTCCGACCATGGCAATTCGGGTCACGCCATCTGGAGACAAAAAGTGATCCAGTATTTTCAGGAAGGGGGCGGGGAGGGCCTGCACTACTCCGGTGTCCACTGTCTCTCTCGGGCCGATATTGATCGTATTCAGGAGTTGCTAAAAAGCGCTGTGCTCAATTGCCGAGAAGTGATTAGGGATTCGCCATCAGAGACGCTAGCAGTGATGTGTGTTGATTGGTTTGAGTTGTGATCCCTTAAGGTGGGAGGAAAGGAAGGCCATTGACAGACACAAAGCCATCTCAATTTGACACGATTGACAAATTCTCTTTCTCCTTTATAATTAACTTATTGGCTAATTAACCGATAAGGTAATTATGAGGCAAGGCGAGGATAAATTAAATCTGACTTTTATGGCTCTCTCAGATCCTACTCGTAGAGCAATATTAGCTCAATTGTCCAGAGGCGAAAGTACTGTGCAAGAGCTCTCCAAGCCATTTGATATTTCCGCTCCGGCAATAACCAAACATCTTAAAGTCCTCGAAAAGGCCGGGCTTATTTCCAGAAGTAAAGAGGCTCAATGGCGCCCGTGCCGTATAAAAGCCGAGGCACTTAAAGACGCCGCAGATTGGATTGGTAACTATAGAATATTTTGGGAAGAAAGTTTCGACAGACTTGATACTTATTTAAAGAAATTAACAGGGAAGAAGAGGGGAAATAGAAATGGCCGCAAAAAATAAACCAAATGAACTCTATATCGAACGCATTTATGATGCTCCACTTAAGATGGTCTGGGAGGCTTGGGTTGACCCCAAACAAGTGGCTCAATGGTGGGGGCCGCGCGGGTTTACTCTGACCAGCCATAGTAAAGACGTGCGAACAGGCGGCCATTGGAACTACACAATGCATGGACCGGATGGGGTCGACTATCCCAACAAGACAAAATATCTTGAAGTCGAAAAATATTCTCGTATGGTTTATGATCATGGTGGGAACGATGATCAGCCGCCCCTGTTTCGTGTGACTGTCAATTTTATTGATCTTAAAGGCAAAACCAGAATGGAAATGACTATGGCCCTAGCTACAGCTGAAGCCGCATCTGAAACCAAGAAATTTATCAAAAAAGCTGGAGGAAATTCGACTTGGGACCGGCTTGCTGAATTCTTAGAAATGGAATCTACAAATCAAGATGTTTTTGTGATCAATCAAACTTTTGATGCTCCATTAAACTTGATGTTTGAATTGTGGACCGACCCAAAGCACCTTGGTCTTTGGATGGGGCCAGCTGGTTCTAGAATAGATTATTTAAAAGCTGACATTAAACCTGGTGGAAGTGCCTTTTATTGCATGACAGGCGCCGGAGACACAAAGATATACGGAAAAGCAAACTATCTAGAAATTGTTAAACCCCATCAACTTGTCTATACCCAACATTTCTGCGACAAAAATGAAAAGATGGCTCGTCACCCAATGGCCCCTACTTGGCCTGAGGTCATGAAGACAATTGTTAAACTGGAGGCTGAAGGCCCTGATAAAACCCGTGTGACTGTCAAATCTTGGTACTTCTATTCATATTGTGGAAAGCAACGAGAATTGAGGTTTTGGCCAAGCTTGCCTATCGCAATTCGAAAGGCGCATCTTATTGCAATTTTCCTGATAGAAATGACATTTATGGGCTCATTTTTGTAACACTTGACAATCATGAAGGATTACATAGTCATTCCATGATCTTCAAAAACCAACGTAATCTCGCTACTTAATCTCTGTCACCACTTTTGGTACTTCGCTTGCTTTGATATTCGATTACTATGAAAAGAAAAAATATCTTATTAAAATATATCATAAGCATCTCAATCGCAATTTTTCAAGTTGGCTGTGGCAAAGATCGCTCTAGTAGCACCTCAAACACAGGAACCACTACAGCATTCCAATGTTATTCAACATCTGGGACGGCAGTGACCAATAGCTCCTGTGCAAATACCACTGGATACTACTGTATTCAAACAAATGGTGGAACGACCGTATCAAACACTAATTGCTCCAGCAGTACATCGACGTATCAGTGCTACACGAGTACTGGTTCTTCAGTTGCAAACAGCTATTGCTCAAATTCGACAGGCTATTATTGTCTGTCGAATGGTGTTGCCGTCGCAAATAGTTATTGCGCGAGTAACTCCTCCACAACAACAAATGGTGTGTGCGCTGGATTCTATTATTATTCTGGCGGGTATGTAGGTGGATATTATTATCCGGCCGGTCAGTATTACTGCAACCCAACATCAACTAATTACAATAATTGTTCCGGCGTAACGATGACAAGCATGAACTCGTCTACATACGGTCAAACTATGACGTGTCAGTAAATTGTAATCGTATCAAATTGAGATAGTTCTTCTACCCAGATTGCCATGCCACATAATTCTAATCTTCGGAGTTTACGCAAGCCGTAAAGGCCATGAATGACCAGTCATTGAATGTCTTTAGGTCATCATGACTCAAAAGCAAGCCTATTTCGTTAAAGTCATTTTTCTATAAAAATATTTAGTTAGAAAGTCGGTTTTTTCCACAATTGCTCACAGTTTATGCTCGATGCTGTACATAAGGGAGCGAACTAAAATGTGCTCGAACTAATACGTACTATTGGAGAAAAATATGAAAATAAAAACACCCTTTGTCGCAAGCCTTCTAATTGGAGTGGTTTGCGCTCACGCAGAATCCCCCCGCCCAGAACTAAATCTAACCTCAGAACAGCGCAGTTGCCTAGAAGGCGAAATCGGCAAACCAGGTGAAGGCAGCCGCCCATCTAGAGAGCAAATGGAAGCGGCTTTCAACGCCTGCGAAGTACAAGCACCACAAGTTCCTCCTGGCGGCAGATTGAGGGGGCGTCAATTTACAGATCAGCAAAAAACCTGTCTTGAAGGAAAAATCGGTAAGCCTGGCGACCGAGGCAGCCGTCCTTCGAGAGAAAAAATGGAAGCCGCATTTAAATCTTGCGGAGTTCAACCGCCAAAACGACCTGTATTTTCGCGCGACCAATCTCTTAATTTTGATTCACTAAGCGAACGATTCGCAGCAGCAACTAATGATGATGAAAAATCAGCAATCCGAGAATCTATGAGTATCCTATTTCAAGCGACATCCGATGAGACGAAAAGAGATCAGATTAGAGAGTTCCTAAAACAAAACCCAGAAAATTGGATAACGCCAACAACTGAAAGACAGGCGTCGAGTGCAGTGAAATAACAATTCCTCTGAAACTAAATGAAATTCGGAAGCGAGATGAATATATGAGCCCTAATACAATGATTCAGAAATCTTTATTAATAACTGTGCTGGCACTTGGATCTGCCGCTTGGGCAGCGGGCGACTTTCCGCCTGGAGGCATGAGAGGTGGCCCTCAACTTTCTAACACTCAAAAAACCTGTTTAGAAACCAAGATGGGAAAGCCTGGCGATGAAGGGAGTCGGCCTTCGAGAGAAAAAATGGAAAGTGTCTTCAAGGAATGTGGAGTAACTCCGCCTTCGTCAGGTATACCCAGACTTCCGAGCAGGACAAATCAAAATCTTGGTGACACTCAAAAGACTTCAGCGACAAAGATAGATCCTTCCGCCGTCATTTCTGAATTAAAGCCATTGCGTGGTGAAAACAATGATTATCTGCGACTTGATGGAAAAATTCCAAAAGCATGCAAAGAAAAAATATCTATAAGGATGACCTGTGCGGATGAGGACAAGGTCTCATTCGCAATAAGTGAGCTAACCCAAGATGCCTTCGCCTGTTTGAAAGACAATCAAAAAAAATGCCAAGCCAAAAATTCTTCAGCGGAATGTATTTCATTTGATGAATTATCTAAGGACAGACAACTGCAAGGCAAGTTTACGTCCAAACTTGAGTTAAAAACGGCTAAGTCAGAATGTTCAAAAATTAAAATTCAATCTGCCAAAGTCACAATTCTCAAAAATTATTTCGATCCAAGTCTTGCGAAAACAGAGGCAGGCAAATGTACTGAGTGCCAATCGCAAAGTGGTCAATTTGAAAAGCTACAAGCTCAAGTTCAGGCGCTAAAGAACGTTGTTAATAAGCAGAACGAAACTCTCTCAAAAATGCCCGATCTTTCCAAGGGGCCTCCTGGCGGCAGAGATGATTTAGAAAGGAAATTTGCTGGTGGCCGACGCCCACCACGAGATGAAGATATGGATGAAAATTTCGATGAGGATATGCCAAAGCGCCCTCGCAGAGAAGCTGGAGGAGATCGAGGCATGATGGGTGGCATGAATATGGGCAGAGCTAATGGCGGAATGAACGCTATGGGCATGGGCGGAATGTCGTCCATGATGGGTGGCTATGGTGGCGGAATGAATATGATGGGCATGGGCGGAATGTCGTCCATGATGGGCGGTTATGGTGGCGGAATGAATATGATGGGCATGGGCGGAATGTCGTCCATGATGGGCGGTTATGGTGGCGGAATGAATATGATGGGCTTGGGCGGAATGTCGTCCATGATGGGCGGTTATGGTGGCGGAATGAATATGATGGGCTTGGGCGGAATGTCGTCCATGATGGGCGGTTATGGTGGCGGAATGAATATGATGGGCTTGGGCGGAATGTCGTCCATGATGGGCGGTTACAGTGGCGGAATGAATATGATGGGCTTGGGCGGAATGTCGTCCATGATGGGCGGTTACGGTGGCGGAATTGGAGGGATGTCACCGTACTCCAGCTACGGCAGCACAAATATTATGCCAATGGGTTGGATGGGCAGGATGAACAACAGGTCCTCTTACATGGGTTACTCTGGTGGCTCCTCATATTTAGGTGGGTATGGTAATTTTAATTTATCGTTGCCTAGTTCTTACTCAACTTATTTTAGGGGTTATTGAGTAAGACCAAATTATTAATTTCAGGTTTGTTCTAAATATGGCGAAAAAATCGTTAAGAATAGGAATGCAATATATGAATGTGCTTTTAGTTGAAGATGATCCAGCTTTAGCTCGAGGAATCCAAGTCATTTTAGAGATTGAGGGCTACCGGACCTTCTGGGCGTCCAATTTAAAATCAGCTTACGAAATTAATGAAGGAGAAAAATTAGGACTTGTCATACTCGACCTAGGGCTTGCGGATGGCAGTGGATTTGATTTTTTGACTAAAGTCCGAGAATCTGGCTCACGACTGCCGATCATTGTACTCACCGCAAAGACAGATGAAGACTCGATCGTTGAAGGACTTCAGCGCGGGGCTAATGATTATATGAAAAAGCCCTTTGGCAACCGGGAACTTTTGGCGCGAATCAAAGCTATTCTTAGGGAGCCGCAGTTAAGGGAAAATCAATTTCGCTTTGGTGATCTTCTTCTCTTGGTTGACCAACGAGTTGTAAAATATAAGGAAAAATTAATTGAAGTCAACCGACGCGAATTTGATATCCTTCTGTTTTTAGTTCAGCGTGCAAATACGATTGTTAATCGTGAAATCCTGCTTCAAGCTATGGACAAAGATGGTCAGATTTTTGATCGCACAATAGATTCGCACATCAGCCATCTTAGATCTCGATTCCGTAGTGCTAACATATCAACAATTAAAATTTCATCTGTCTATGGTCTCGGATATAGATTGGAAAAAGTATGATTCGCAACAAGATATTTCAAAAATATTTTCTGTTAGCATTTTCTTTGTTGGCTATATTTGTCGTTCTAGGTTTTATCTTCAATGGCGTTCTTATAAAATTGATGATACCAAGTCGAGAAATGGTCCCCCCAACCTTTATTGCCAAAATTATTGACAGAATTAACCCCTTAAACAAAGTGGACGCCATTAAAGAATTGCCTTCATGGCAGGGTGATATGCCTGGACCACAATTGGTCTTATTAAATGAAAATGGCGATGTGTTATATCCAGATGGGTACCAGCGAGATTTCAATTGGCAAGAAACAATAAAGCCAGAACAAGTTTATGATTTTACTTATATTGGGAAAGAAAATGAGCGAAGGTCGTCCCCCTCGATGTTTTTGACGGGAATTCCTTTGCCCGGCATGGGACCTGGCGGACCACGCGAAATGCAATCGGCCTTAGTTCGGCTCAGCGGCAGTTCTCCTCAGTTTCTACTTATCAATCCGCCATCATTTCCTCATGAGGATCGCCCTGCTTTTCTTCCATTTATCGGTTTAGCATCGTTAGTTCTATCTCTACTATTAGGAATTGGTGCAACAATTGCGATTATTTATAACTCAGTCAACAGAAGCGTGATTGTTGCGGATAATGTCATTTCGGAACTTCACAATGGAAATTTAAAGGCGCGCTTCCCAATTGGCAGGAAAGATGAGTTTGGTCAGGCCATGATGAGATTTAACTTCATGGCAGATGAAATTGAAAAGCTAGTGACCAATTTGCGAAACGTTGAACAAGCCCGAACAAAACTCCTTCAGGAACTTGCGCATGACTTGAGAACACCAATTGCGTCACTTAGAAGTCTGATGGAAACACTCGATTCGGATCGAAGCAGCCTTGATCCTCAGGTGCAACAGGAGCTAATGACACTATCCTTAAAAGAAATAGATTATTTTGGTCGCCTTGTCGAAGATCTATTGTTCCTGGCTCAAGTGAACGAACCAGCCTATCAGAGGAAAGGCCAATCGCTTAATTTATCCGAAATTCTTGCGGAGGAAGCTGATGATTGCCTCCATCGATATGAACATCAAGGCAAGAATGTAGTTCTCGATGAAGATATTAAGGATAAGAACATTTGTTTGGTTGGAGACAGTGCCCTGATTCGTAGGTTATTCAGAAACGCACTCGAAAATGCATTTTCATTCTCCAAATTCAAAGTTTCTGTCATGGCAGAATTGTCTGATTCCGGTCGAGTTCATATTACAATTGAAGATGATGGACCTGGTTTTAGCCAAGACAGTCTTAATTCATTTGGATATCGAAGAGTAACACGCAAAGTAGATAATAAACCAAATGGACGTCTGTCCGTAGGCCTTGGTTCAGTTGTTATGAAGACTATTTGCGATGCCCATCGCGGCACGATTGAGGTTTCCAATGCCATTGACTCAGAAAATCAGATCATGGGTGCAAAGATTAATATATCATTGCCTCAGCGGACTTGATTTGCTCGATCTGGCCTAAACGCGACAATAACTTGAGGGACGTTGAGGCTGCTCGAGTTTGTCGCGAAGATAGTACACTGCATTACCCCAGCCAGGGACTGACTTCGCGATCCGAAAGCAGACTTTTGAGACAGAATCTGGGATTAGAGATACCCCTATGATTGCAAGCTGAGGACTTACGCGGCAAACTCCGAAGCTATGCCGCTACGCTTCTCTTTCTAACCGTCTACAAATCTCTGAAATTTCTCTCTAGGCAAAAAGTCAATTTACATGGTTCAGAGAATAGGAACGACACGAAACGGTTTTCAGCTGGTTAAGTGTTGTGCACGATTCTTGCTTTGGAGGTTCCCTTTAATCCAATCTTCTCGCTCCCGCTAGGGCAATCAAGTTCAATGGATATTGGAATGGTGCTAAAAGCAAAAAGGAAAAACATATGAAAAACTACTTAGTCGTTATTTTAGGGCTGATTGCAACCTCATCGGCAATAGCAAATCCGATCGATTATTCAAGTTTATCGAAGAGATTCACTCGATTTCAAGATTCAAAACCTAAAGATTCAGCACCTAAGAAGTTAGTGGCTCCACCTGACGATCGCGTTGATTTGAACGAAAATTTCTTAAATCGAGACTATTTTTCGTCTGACGAATTGGTTTGGACCCAACCACTTCAGTATCTATTAAATCACATTCAAGAGTCAGTCACACTTCCTCAGACCGTTTTGCGCACTTTCATCTCAGTAGCGGAAAAATCACTCAAGCCTAAAGAAAACAATTATCCGATATCTCTAGATTCTTACCCTGAAGATTCCATATCTAGAACGTTTATTCAAGAGAGCATCTCTGCAGCTTTCTACTACCTTAAAGGATATTACCAGTTGCCGCACAGGATGCTCAGGCTTCTTTCCGATAGCTCTGAGAGAGTATCCCCACGGGTTTTGAGTGAAGTCCTAAGCGATTCATGGCACGAACGAGGAACTATTCAGGTTCTACTTGGAGATGAGGGAGCTAGTGGGGTTAGCAGTCTCGTCACTGAATATGCCAAAGCGAGTGAACGTCAACTTGTGCAAATTCATCCGAGGTGGAATTCTGATATCAGCGATTTAGCGGGGGAAATTCAGAGCCATGTTCGTCAGGGAAATGCTCCTATTCTATTTTTTGACCAACTGGGAAGACATCCTGCTGAGGTGCTTGAAGCGGTGGCAGCCTTGACCGAAAATCGAGCTCTCATTGGAAATGCCAGCTTGATCGTCTCCTTCAAGCCAGATGCCTTCAATATGAACAATAGTCATATTAAAAGAATAGTTTCTAGCTCAGAAGCTGTTCACATTGTAGGTCATCCAAGATCTTGGCATTATTATGCAGATTTCATTCAAATCAATCTGCCGGCCGCCTTGAATCAGATCGCTAGAAGAAATGATCACGCTAAAAATCTAAGCTTGATTAATGAGGGATTGATCGTAACTGAACTTGCAAAGGCCGCATGGGAACTCCAAGAGGCTACAGGACGTTCGACTTTTAGAGATCTGCAGTTGGCTCTCCGTAGTTTAGACCCTCAGGGATTTTTTGATAGTAAATGTGGGGGTATATTGAGATTCGCACTGTATCCCCAACACAATTTTGATCAAGCGGTAAGGCGATACAAAAGTGCGGTTCAAAAATCACTAGGAAACGGAATAGACTGAGTTTCGACAAAAAAACTTGTATTCGCTCGAGTCGCTCTACCTCAATCTGTTCCAAAAGTAAGTGTATTCCATGGCCATCACATGGGCTGTCTCTTCCAGGTTTGCTCGGCCCGCATGCCCTCCGTTGATATTCTCATAATAAAAAACAGAATGTCCTTGCTCCAACATGCGCGCAGCCATTTTACGTGCATGTCCAGGATGAACTCGATCATCCTTTGTTGAAGTTGTAAACAGGGGCTGAGGATATTGCGTTTTGGGATTGAGATTGTGATAGGGAGAATACTTCAACAGATGAGCACATTGCTTGGGATCATCTGGATCGCCGTATTCGGCCATCCAGCTGGCCCCTGCGAGTAATTTTGAATACCTCACCATATCAAGCAAAGGAACCTGCACAAGTGCCGCCTTATAGAGCTCTGGCCTTTGCACCATCGTCGCACCGACCAATAATCCTCCATTGCTTCCGCCTTCAATCCCCAATTTTTCAGGTGAAGTAATTTTGCGATCAATTAGGTCCCGCGACACAGCGATAAAATCGTCAAAAGCCACCTGACGATTTTCCCTCAGAGCGGCCTGATGCCACTCGGGCCCAAACTCGCCTCCTCCCCTAATATTAGCAATGACATAGACTCCTCCACGCTCTAGCCATATCTTCCCTATGGAAGCCGAATAATAAGGCGTCAGTGAAATTTCAAAGCCACCGTATCCATATTGAATTGTCGGGTGAGTCCCATCGAAGGCCATGTCTTTTGGTTTTAGAACAAAGTAGGGGATTTCAGTTCTATCTGAGCTCCGAGCAAAATATTGAACCACCTCATACTTGCTGGCATCAAATCGATCGGGAGATTTCTTAATCAACTCGAGCTCAAAGCTGTTATCTCCATCATTCACTAAATATTGGCTAGTCGGAGTTAAGTGATCAGTGTAGGTCATCGTCGTGATATCAGCAGGCTCCTCATCGCTCTTAAGGGCGAATGTAATGACTCCCGTGGTCGGGAAGGGAAGCTGGGTGGACACCCATCGGCCCTCCTGATCCAGTTTGATATCGAGAATCTTCCCTCTGATATTATCTAGAACATTCACGAAAACTCGATTTTTTCGTACTTGAACATCTTCTATTGACTGCCGAGGACCTGCTGTAAATACTGTTTCTACGCCATCAAGATTCGTGGCTTCTCTTTTGAAGCGAACAATTGAATTGACTGGAATTGTTCGCTTTTCCAGAACCAATTTTTCTTTCAAGATTAAGAAAATGTGATTTTCCTTTATTCCAAGAAAACTGGAACTTAAAGGCTTTGGAATTTGCCGAAGAGATCCATCTCCCTCTTGGATAAACAATTCGGTATTGTAAAAATCCATGATTCGATGAAATAGCACATGTTCTTTTTCTTCGTCCCGAATCAAAGAGGAATCGGCTTGTATATCTGACTCCTTTACCTCAAATTTGATCACCGCCTGATCGAGAGGCTGACCACGATGCCAAAGCCTAACCGTTCGAGGGTACCCAGACTTGGTTAAAGAACCTTCTCCAAATTCGCCCGCAATCAGAACGGTATTCTCATTTAATCCCACCAAAGAAGATTTTGATTCAGGCACAAAAAATCCATCCGTAACAAACTGCCGCGACTCAAGATCGAACTCTCGAACGACAGCAGCATCCTTTCCTCCGCGTGAAAGAGTGACCAGCAATCTCTGAGAATTTCTGGTCAGCCATTCGTATCCCTTAAAGACCCAGTTTTCTCCCTCTGCCTGAGACAATTTATCCAAATCCAGAATAACATCCCAGTTAGGACTTTCCTTCTTATATTCTTCCAGACTTGTTCGACGAATCACCCCATGCTTGTGCACTTCGTCCTGCCAAAAATTCCAGAAATATCCTTTGTGAAAGGAGGAAAATGGCACCCGGTCCGCGGCAAACAAAATGCCCTTTATGTCTGCGAAAATTGAGTGATAGGCGGGATCGGCTTCTAAGACATCGGTCGTCTTTTGATTTTGCCCGAGAACCCAAGCCATCGACCCTTCCCCCTCTATGTCCTCAAGACCATAAAATGGATCAGGAGGAACCTGGGTGGCTGCTGCCGAAAAGGGGAGGAGCACAGCCATAACTCCAGAAATCAGTGCAACTTGAAAAAGCTCCCTGAAAATCGAAAAAACAAAATCTTCTATTTTTGTTGGAAAAAAATGAACCACGAGCCCCCCCCGTACTACCAGATTTTCTTTTACTACTTATTTGGATTTCGAAGTACCACGAGTCTCAAGCCCACACAACGCCTGACAGGCTATTTACTTTTCCCCTACAATGTAGGCAACCCATGCGTCACAGTTTTCGTTGGTGACCTCTGCTCTCGTGAATTCACCATTCCCGTCACCGCTCTTGGTCGTTCCTTCCCAATAGACATGTGTTCGACGAAACCCGACTTCCTCCATAATGTCTCTCAACTCAGGGATAGACCACATTCTCCAATCGTAAGAAAACACATTCTTTCGCTTTCGTCCCTCACCCTTAACCTTGAAATGAATATGAAAAACAGCATGATGAGTGATGGCATCAAAACTTTCTTGATCCCAAAAATAGGAAAACCCCTTGTGAACGACCTTTTCTACGTTGGGCTCCTGACAGGCCGGCCCCCCAAAACAGTCGACGATGAAAAGTCCTCCCTCGTTCAGACAAGAAAACGCATTAGAAAAATACTCCTTCATGGACGATCGGGTCTTAAAAATAAAATAGGAGAAATTCATGGCCACTATGATGTCAGCCTTGGCCAGTTTTTTTGATAATACATTTTCGTTGTAGATCTGTACGTTTCTCTGCTGTGCGGGCTTGAGTCTTGCCAAATGGTGAGCCTTTCCATAGTCGGTAGGCTCATGATCCAAATCAAGTCCAACTCCAAGATAGGAAGGATGGAGCTTCACCCATTCACACAAGATCGAGAAAGTTCCGCAAAAATCTTCCCGGAGAACAGTCGGCCTTTTGCCTCTCAACTCCTTATAAACGTCTCGCAAAAACAAAACATCTGTGTCGGGAGATTGAACTGATTTGAGATAATAGGCATATTTGTCAAAGTTATCAGACGCACTCTTTCGATTTTTACTCATTCACCACGACCCAAAATTTGATGGTTATTCTCACGACAACAGGATTCTCTTAAATAAAAAAACTCAACTTCTGAAGCTTGATCTTCAAGGAGCTTCCTCAAGAAGCTCAAGAATGGCTTGTTTGATATCACCCACCTGTGGCACCGTCGCCTCCTCCAAATTTGGATGCAAGCCAATACCAGGAAGATTCTTTGCTGCCAATACCCGAGGAGCAGCCAAGAGCTCATAAAAAAGCTCCTTCGTCATTCGACAGGCCAGATGCTCTCCAAAATTTGTCACCTCGGTGTCTTCGTTGACAAACAAAACGCGCCCGGAACGGCGAACTGACTCTCGTATTGTGTCCCAATCATAGGGTATAAGACTTCGCAAATCGA includes the following:
- a CDS encoding DUF333 domain-containing protein, whose product is MSSHKNWSKTSEERGEPKMKKLILSVFILTSMKGIAHAGGGSSIGPANPAAVNCIQLGGALESVVTPEGENANCVIEQWTLFHAMLERGLVKDHNYGPGGMPNPAAVNCLDIAGTLRMIETPEGTAGYCVVNQWALFRVIDVVTRP
- a CDS encoding helix-turn-helix transcriptional regulator — translated: MQIFRHKTYHAILQEWIAHEKSKGPRLQLARAAGCSPSWLTRVLADEVQLTPDQAAGIADYLHLTDDETDPFCCLSIWSGQQRPCSRGGSSAS
- a CDS encoding DUF4423 domain-containing protein is translated as MLKRWIQRKLTELSRESRKLRSALKGESAVSQENAIKYYSSWIYAGVHVACMIKVQSPSEVAKLLNLSESRVGRVIKELRDMGLVNSESEGFIAVSKGVHLPAGSDHGNSGHAIWRQKVIQYFQEGGGEGLHYSGVHCLSRADIDRIQELLKSAVLNCREVIRDSPSETLAVMCVDWFEL
- a CDS encoding winged helix-turn-helix transcriptional regulator; translated protein: MRQGEDKLNLTFMALSDPTRRAILAQLSRGESTVQELSKPFDISAPAITKHLKVLEKAGLISRSKEAQWRPCRIKAEALKDAADWIGNYRIFWEESFDRLDTYLKKLTGKKRGNRNGRKK
- a CDS encoding SRPBCC domain-containing protein encodes the protein MAAKNKPNELYIERIYDAPLKMVWEAWVDPKQVAQWWGPRGFTLTSHSKDVRTGGHWNYTMHGPDGVDYPNKTKYLEVEKYSRMVYDHGGNDDQPPLFRVTVNFIDLKGKTRMEMTMALATAEAASETKKFIKKAGGNSTWDRLAEFLEMESTNQDVFVINQTFDAPLNLMFELWTDPKHLGLWMGPAGSRIDYLKADIKPGGSAFYCMTGAGDTKIYGKANYLEIVKPHQLVYTQHFCDKNEKMARHPMAPTWPEVMKTIVKLEAEGPDKTRVTVKSWYFYSYCGKQRELRFWPSLPIAIRKAHLIAIFLIEMTFMGSFL
- a CDS encoding response regulator transcription factor, translating into MNVLLVEDDPALARGIQVILEIEGYRTFWASNLKSAYEINEGEKLGLVILDLGLADGSGFDFLTKVRESGSRLPIIVLTAKTDEDSIVEGLQRGANDYMKKPFGNRELLARIKAILREPQLRENQFRFGDLLLLVDQRVVKYKEKLIEVNRREFDILLFLVQRANTIVNREILLQAMDKDGQIFDRTIDSHISHLRSRFRSANISTIKISSVYGLGYRLEKV
- a CDS encoding S9 family peptidase; this translates as MVHFFPTKIEDFVFSIFRELFQVALISGVMAVLLPFSAAATQVPPDPFYGLEDIEGEGSMAWVLGQNQKTTDVLEADPAYHSIFADIKGILFAADRVPFSSFHKGYFWNFWQDEVHKHGVIRRTSLEEYKKESPNWDVILDLDKLSQAEGENWVFKGYEWLTRNSQRLLVTLSRGGKDAAVVREFDLESRQFVTDGFFVPESKSSLVGLNENTVLIAGEFGEGSLTKSGYPRTVRLWHRGQPLDQAVIKFEVKESDIQADSSLIRDEEKEHVLFHRIMDFYNTELFIQEGDGSLRQIPKPLSSSFLGIKENHIFLILKEKLVLEKRTIPVNSIVRFKREATNLDGVETVFTAGPRQSIEDVQVRKNRVFVNVLDNIRGKILDIKLDQEGRWVSTQLPFPTTGVITFALKSDEEPADITTMTYTDHLTPTSQYLVNDGDNSFELELIKKSPDRFDASKYEVVQYFARSSDRTEIPYFVLKPKDMAFDGTHPTIQYGYGGFEISLTPYYSASIGKIWLERGGVYVIANIRGGGEFGPEWHQAALRENRQVAFDDFIAVSRDLIDRKITSPEKLGIEGGSNGGLLVGATMVQRPELYKAALVQVPLLDMVRYSKLLAGASWMAEYGDPDDPKQCAHLLKYSPYHNLNPKTQYPQPLFTTSTKDDRVHPGHARKMAARMLEQGHSVFYYENINGGHAGRANLEETAHVMAMEYTYFWNRLR
- a CDS encoding class I SAM-dependent methyltransferase, which encodes MSKNRKSASDNFDKYAYYLKSVQSPDTDVLFLRDVYKELRGKRPTVLREDFCGTFSILCEWVKLHPSYLGVGLDLDHEPTDYGKAHHLARLKPAQQRNVQIYNENVLSKKLAKADIIVAMNFSYFIFKTRSSMKEYFSNAFSCLNEGGLFIVDCFGGPACQEPNVEKVVHKGFSYFWDQESFDAITHHAVFHIHFKVKGEGRKRKNVFSYDWRMWSIPELRDIMEEVGFRRTHVYWEGTTKSGDGNGEFTRAEVTNENCDAWVAYIVGEK